From a region of the Streptomyces caniferus genome:
- a CDS encoding DUF3761 domain-containing protein, which yields MTGNQGSMSPEDRKNAKLGCAVIAVFVLLVGGCVNLMNGDDGTKSSVTTSAAKSAATGDATAVPTATPDASDAADASDGRGDAVTVPDYTGRNLQAAQDAAQGEGIHLFKSRDLSVRHRMQVWDRNWQVCDQEPAAGSVMRDTETLTFAVVKTGESCDAPDAAEATGGGAAEPTQEPADADGSVSGGGSTTSGGSTASGGAGADDGGSGADEGGSSGGSSSSGGTGSDGGSGSTSGSGSTSGGGEEGQAPAGASAQCNDGTYSHSQHRRGTCSHHHGVAVWLRSLPA from the coding sequence ATGACGGGAAACCAAGGGTCGATGTCGCCGGAGGACAGGAAGAACGCCAAGCTCGGCTGTGCGGTCATCGCGGTCTTCGTGTTGCTGGTCGGCGGGTGCGTCAACCTGATGAACGGCGACGACGGGACGAAGTCGTCCGTCACCACGTCCGCGGCCAAGTCCGCCGCCACGGGGGACGCTACCGCCGTCCCCACGGCCACCCCCGATGCCTCCGACGCGGCAGATGCCTCCGACGGTCGGGGCGACGCCGTCACGGTGCCGGACTACACCGGCCGGAACCTGCAGGCGGCGCAGGACGCGGCGCAGGGCGAGGGCATCCACCTGTTCAAGAGCCGGGATCTGTCCGTTCGGCACCGTATGCAGGTGTGGGACCGGAACTGGCAGGTCTGTGATCAGGAGCCGGCCGCCGGGTCCGTCATGCGGGACACCGAGACGCTGACGTTCGCCGTCGTGAAGACCGGGGAGAGCTGCGACGCACCCGACGCGGCAGAGGCCACGGGCGGCGGCGCGGCCGAGCCCACGCAGGAGCCGGCCGACGCGGACGGTTCCGTCTCCGGCGGGGGGTCCACGACCTCCGGGGGCTCCACGGCCTCCGGTGGTGCCGGTGCGGACGACGGCGGCTCCGGCGCGGACGAGGGAGGCTCCTCCGGCGGTTCCAGCTCCTCCGGAGGGACGGGTTCCGACGGTGGCAGTGGCTCGACGAGTGGCAGTGGCTCGACGAGTGGCGGTGGGGAGGAGGGGCAGGCTCCGGCAGGCGCCTCCGCCCAGTGCAACGACGGGACGTACAGCCACAGCCAACACCGGCGGGGTACCTGCAGCCATCACCACGGGGTCGCCGTCTGGCTGCGGAGCCTGCCGGCCTGA
- a CDS encoding amino acid permease: MPLDIPSVTQTEEERLAELGITQTLDRSMSGRQNFAVSFTIISILSGCLTMYGFGMNTGGPALIMWGWVLVGLMTLFVGLSMAEVCSSYPTSAGLYFWAHKLAPQKSAPAWAWFTGWFNTLGQVAVTAGIDFGAASFLNAYLNLQFSYAATPVHTITLFGVILLLHAIVNTFRVRVVGFFNTVSVWWHLIGVVVIVGALLLIPDKHQSPGFVFTEFVNNTGWGSAVYVALIGLLMAQYTFTGYDASAHMTEETKNASVEGPKGIVRSIVVSWVAGFVLLFGLTFAIQSYTGALKSGTGVPPAQIFMDALGASTGKLMLLVIIGAQLFCGMASVTANSRMIYAFSRDGALPFSAVWHKLHPGTRTPTNAVWLAAGGAFVLGLPYLFNTTAYAAVTSIATIGLYIAYVVPTLLRLRQGENFRRGPWHLGRWSRPVGLVAVGWVVIITVLFMLPQLNPVTLETFNYAPITVGVVLVFAGTWWFVSARKWFLNPQHPRSNPSQNPTPERAASSG; encoded by the coding sequence ATGCCATTGGACATACCAAGCGTCACGCAGACGGAGGAGGAACGCCTCGCCGAACTCGGCATCACCCAGACCCTGGACCGCTCGATGTCCGGACGGCAGAACTTCGCCGTCTCCTTCACGATCATCAGCATCCTGTCCGGCTGCCTGACCATGTACGGGTTCGGCATGAACACCGGCGGGCCCGCGCTCATCATGTGGGGCTGGGTTCTCGTCGGCCTGATGACCCTGTTCGTCGGCCTGTCCATGGCCGAGGTCTGCTCCTCGTACCCGACCTCCGCCGGTCTCTACTTCTGGGCGCACAAGCTCGCCCCGCAGAAGTCGGCTCCGGCCTGGGCCTGGTTCACCGGCTGGTTCAACACGCTCGGCCAGGTGGCCGTCACCGCGGGCATCGACTTCGGCGCCGCGTCGTTCCTCAACGCCTACCTGAACCTCCAGTTCAGCTACGCCGCCACACCCGTCCACACGATCACCCTCTTCGGGGTGATCCTCCTGCTGCACGCCATCGTGAACACCTTCCGGGTGCGCGTCGTCGGCTTCTTCAACACCGTCTCGGTGTGGTGGCACCTGATCGGCGTCGTGGTGATCGTCGGCGCCCTGCTGCTGATCCCCGACAAGCACCAGTCCCCCGGGTTCGTCTTCACCGAGTTCGTCAACAACACCGGCTGGGGATCCGCGGTCTACGTCGCGCTCATCGGTCTCCTGATGGCGCAGTACACGTTCACCGGCTATGACGCCTCCGCCCACATGACGGAGGAGACGAAGAACGCCTCGGTCGAGGGGCCGAAGGGGATCGTCCGCTCCATCGTCGTGTCCTGGGTCGCCGGATTCGTGCTGCTCTTCGGCCTGACCTTCGCCATCCAGTCCTACACCGGCGCCCTGAAGTCGGGCACCGGTGTGCCGCCCGCGCAGATCTTCATGGACGCGCTCGGCGCGAGCACCGGCAAGCTGATGCTGCTCGTCATCATCGGCGCCCAGCTGTTCTGCGGTATGGCCTCGGTGACCGCCAACTCCCGCATGATCTACGCCTTCTCGCGCGACGGCGCGCTGCCGTTCTCCGCCGTCTGGCACAAGCTCCACCCGGGCACCCGCACCCCGACCAACGCGGTGTGGCTCGCCGCCGGCGGCGCGTTCGTCCTCGGCCTGCCGTACCTCTTCAACACCACCGCGTACGCCGCCGTCACCTCCATCGCGACGATCGGCCTCTACATCGCCTACGTGGTGCCCACCCTGCTGCGGCTGCGCCAGGGGGAGAACTTCCGGCGCGGTCCCTGGCACCTGGGGCGCTGGTCCCGGCCCGTGGGCCTGGTCGCGGTCGGCTGGGTCGTGATCATCACCGTGCTGTTCATGCTGCCCCAGCTGAACCCGGTGACCCTGGAGACCTTCAACTACGCGCCCATCACCGTGGGTGTGGTGCTGGTCTTCGCCGGCACCTGGTGGTTCGTCTCCGCCCGCAAGTGGTTCCTCAACCCGCAGCACCCCCGGAGCAACCCGTCGCAGAATCCGACCCCGGAACGCGCAGCCTCCTCGGGCTGA
- a CDS encoding tyrosine-type recombinase/integrase, whose product MSESGDPHSGKQRRDSRNVREWTPARAAAGVIAEPEKLRQVSSDGKKRTVRKYEESREHGFHALRHTFASVHLDARENPVAVSKWLGHADPSITLRICAAHDARG is encoded by the coding sequence GTGAGTGAATCCGGAGATCCCCACTCAGGGAAACAGCGTCGGGACAGCCGGAACGTCCGCGAGTGGACGCCGGCCCGCGCTGCGGCCGGCGTCATCGCGGAACCAGAGAAGCTCAGGCAGGTCTCCAGCGATGGGAAGAAGCGCACCGTCCGGAAGTACGAAGAGAGCCGCGAGCACGGGTTCCACGCCCTCCGGCACACCTTCGCTTCGGTGCACCTGGACGCCAGGGAGAACCCCGTGGCAGTCTCGAAGTGGCTGGGTCACGCAGATCCGAGCATCACACTCCGGATCTGCGCGGCACATGATGCCCGAGGCTGA
- a CDS encoding helix-turn-helix domain-containing protein, translated as MDQKMWTVPALANFLGKPTSWVYDNHEKQAIPSFRVGQQLRFWPNEIMTWLEENCREQGVA; from the coding sequence ATGGATCAAAAAATGTGGACCGTGCCGGCTCTGGCGAACTTTCTCGGAAAGCCCACCTCCTGGGTATACGACAATCACGAGAAGCAAGCCATCCCCAGCTTCCGTGTGGGCCAACAGCTGCGGTTCTGGCCCAACGAGATCATGACCTGGCTGGAAGAAAATTGCCGCGAACAGGGGGTCGCATGA
- a CDS encoding type I restriction-modification system subunit M gives MPLTLGELESYLAKAADLLRGSIDQADFKAYIFPLLFFKRISDVYDEEYARALDESGGDHTYAAFEENHRFTIPEGCHWADVRERTASVGEALKTAFRGIEQSNQGTLYGIFGGATWTNKDKLPDSKLIDLIEHFSTKTLSISQASPDVLGQAYEYLIKRFADQSNKKAGEYYTPREVVALLVNILDPQEGETVYDPACGTGGMLIEVIQHIKARGGDPKTVLGKLYGQEKVLTTSAIARMNLLLHGMEDFHVERGDTLRDPAYFDHGRLARFDCVIANPPFSLKNWGHEQWGSDSWGRNELGGVPPKGYADWAWVQHMLTSAAPTGGRVAVVLPQGALFRQGAEGRVREHILKAGFVEAIIGLAPNLFYGTGLAACVLILRHQRPAEQQDKVLFVNGELLFKRGRNQNSLEPDHAETLLKAYQIYADQTGLATVATLEDVKTNGWNLNIPLYVEPAEVGEQITMEHALADLETAHTKTRETRAALEAELAKWGLGT, from the coding sequence ATGCCGTTGACGTTGGGGGAGTTGGAGTCGTACCTGGCGAAGGCGGCTGATCTGCTGCGGGGCAGCATCGATCAGGCGGACTTCAAGGCGTACATCTTCCCGTTGCTGTTCTTCAAGCGGATCAGCGATGTGTACGACGAGGAGTACGCCCGCGCGCTGGACGAGTCCGGTGGCGACCACACGTATGCGGCGTTCGAGGAGAACCACCGGTTCACCATCCCCGAGGGATGCCACTGGGCAGACGTACGCGAACGCACTGCGAGCGTCGGTGAGGCGCTCAAAACAGCCTTCCGCGGGATCGAACAGTCCAACCAGGGCACGCTATACGGCATCTTCGGTGGCGCGACCTGGACCAACAAGGACAAGCTCCCAGATAGCAAGCTTATTGACCTGATCGAGCACTTCTCGACCAAAACCCTTTCCATCTCTCAGGCCTCGCCCGACGTGCTGGGGCAGGCTTACGAGTACCTGATCAAGCGGTTCGCTGACCAGTCCAACAAGAAGGCCGGCGAGTACTACACCCCGCGCGAGGTGGTCGCGCTGCTGGTCAACATCCTCGACCCTCAGGAGGGTGAGACGGTCTACGACCCGGCTTGTGGCACCGGTGGCATGCTGATCGAGGTCATCCAGCACATCAAGGCCCGCGGCGGTGACCCGAAGACCGTGCTCGGCAAGCTGTACGGCCAGGAGAAGGTGCTCACCACCTCCGCAATCGCCCGGATGAACCTGCTGCTGCACGGCATGGAGGACTTCCACGTCGAGCGCGGTGACACACTGCGCGACCCGGCCTACTTCGACCATGGCCGGTTGGCGCGGTTCGACTGCGTAATTGCCAACCCGCCGTTCTCGTTGAAGAACTGGGGTCACGAGCAGTGGGGGTCAGATTCGTGGGGTCGTAATGAGCTGGGCGGGGTGCCGCCGAAGGGTTACGCCGACTGGGCCTGGGTGCAGCACATGCTCACCTCCGCTGCACCCACCGGAGGAAGGGTCGCGGTCGTCCTCCCGCAGGGCGCCCTGTTCCGTCAGGGCGCCGAGGGCCGCGTCCGCGAGCACATTCTCAAAGCTGGCTTCGTGGAGGCCATCATCGGCCTTGCGCCCAACCTGTTCTACGGCACCGGCCTGGCCGCCTGCGTGCTGATCCTGCGCCATCAACGCCCCGCCGAGCAGCAAGACAAGGTGCTTTTTGTCAACGGAGAGTTGCTCTTCAAGCGCGGCCGCAACCAGAACAGCCTCGAGCCCGATCATGCGGAGACGCTACTGAAGGCGTATCAGATCTACGCCGACCAGACCGGCCTGGCCACCGTAGCGACCCTGGAGGACGTCAAGACCAACGGCTGGAATCTGAACATCCCGCTGTATGTCGAGCCCGCCGAGGTCGGCGAGCAGATCACCATGGAGCATGCCTTGGCCGACCTGGAGACCGCACACACGAAGACTCGCGAGACTCGCGCAGCGCTGGAAGCCGAACTGGCGAAGTGGGGCCTGGGCACATGA